Part of the Streptomyces sp. f51 genome is shown below.
CGCCCTTGAGGTCGTCCGTCGCGGTCTTCACGATGTGGACGGTCGAGTCGGGGTCGTCGACCCAGTCGACGGGGACCTCGTGGATGCGCAGCCCGGCCCGCTCGGCCAGCACCAGCATCTCGGTGTCGAAGAACCAGCCGGTGTCCTCGACCAGGGGCAGCAGCTCCTGGGCGACATCACCGCGGATCGCCTTGAAGCCGCACTGCGCGTCCGAGAAGCGGGCCTGGAGCGAGCCGCGCAGGATCAGGTTGTACGTACGGCTGATGAACTCCCGCTTGGCGCCCCGCACCACCCGTGAGGAGCGGGACAGCCGCGAGCCGATCGCGAGATCCGAGTGCCCCGAGATCAGCGGGGCCACCAGCGGCAGCAGCGCGTTCAGGTCGGTGGACAGGTCCACGTCCATGTACGCCAGGACCGGGGCGTCGGACGCCGACCACACGGTCCGCAGCGCCCGGCCGCGGCCCTTCTGCTCCAGCCGGAAGGACCTGACCTCCGGGATCCGCTCCGCCAGCCGCGCCGCCACCAGGGGGGTGGTGTCCGTGGACGCGTTGTCCGCCACCGTGATGCGGAACGCGTACGGGAACGTGCGCTTGAGGTGCTCGTGCAGTCTGAGCACACAGGGCTGGAGGTCCTTCTCCTCGTTGTAGACGGGGATCACTACGTCCAGGACAGCCGTACCGGCGTCTGTGGCCGGGAGGTGCTCCCGCGCCGGCAGGTTGCCGGGAGAAGAGTCGGTTCGCATGCGAACGACTCTCGTCAGGCCCCCTGTCGCACCGATGTGGTGGCGCTGTGCTGTGCCTGTGAGTGCGATTGCCACGATGTTCCGGGGTGGATCGCGGGCAGATGCAGGGTGAACACGGTCCTGCCGGGGACGCTGTCCACGGTCACGGCGCCCTCGTGCGCGGCCGCGACGGCCTGCACGATGGCGAGCCCGAGACCGGTCGATCCGGAGGCGCGCGAGCGGGAGGAATCTCCGCGCGCGAACCGTTCGAAGACGCGGGGCAGCAGGTCGGGCGGGATGCCCGGGCCGTCGTCCTGGACGTCCACGCACAGCCACGGCCCGTGCCGGTGCACGCGCGCGGTGACGGTCGTCCCCGGCGGGGTGTGCGTGCGGGCGTTGGCGAAGAGGTTGACCATGACCTGCTGGAGGCGTGCGGCGTCCGCCGACACCAGCGCGGGCTCCTCGGGCAGTTCGAGCCGCCAGTTGTGGGTGCGCCCGGCGGCCCGCGCGTCGCTGACGGCGTCGATCACCAGGGGGACGAGATCGGTCTGCTCGTGCTGGAGCGGCCTGCCGGCGTCGAGCCGGGCGAGCAGCAGCAGGTCCTCCACGAGCAGGGTCATCCGGCCGGCCTCGGACTCGATCCGCCCGAGCGCGTGCCGGGTGTCGGGCCCGGTCTCCTCACGGCCGCGTCTGGTCAGCTCGGCGTACCCGCGGATGGAGGCCAGCGGGGTGCGCAGCTCGTGGCTGGCGTCGGCGACGAACTGCCGTACGCGCATCTCGCTCTGCTGGCGTGCGTGGAGCGCTCCGTGGATGTGGTCGAGCATGCGGTTGAGCGCGGCGCCGACCTGCCCGACCTCGGTGTGCGGATCGGACTCGGACTCCGGGACCCGCTCGTAGAGGGTGACCTCGCCGGTGTGCAGGGGGAGTTCGGAGACCCGGGTGGCGGTCGCGGCGACCTTGCGCAGGGGACGCAGGGCGAGGCCGACGATCACGGTGCCCGCGATGGAGGCGGCGACGAGTCCGGCGCCGGTGATGCTGGCCTCGACGAGGATGAGGGTGTTGACGGTGTTGTTCACGGCTGCGGTGGGCAGGGCGACGTAGTAGCTGCCATGAGCACCGGTCACGTACATGACGTAGTACTCGCCCAGGCTCGGGATGTCCGTGGTGTGCGGGTCGCCGTCCTTGGCGACGGAGGCGAGCGCGGCCTTCTGGGCGTTGTTGAGCGCGACGGGCTTCATCCGCTGGAAGCCGACGCTGCTGCTGGACTGTTCCGCGGCGACGACCGCCTCGTCGACCGCGCCGTCCGTGCCGACCTGGGCCGCTATGGTCTTCGTCTGTGTCCCGCCCATGGTGACGAAGACATCGAGCCTGTTCTCGTCGGAAGAGCCGGGAAGGGAAGCCGGCGCGCCGTCACCGTTCGGCTTGCCGGGATCCTGGCTCGCATCGCCCGGGTTCGCGCCCCGCAGGTTTCCGGGAGGGCCCGTGAGCCGTCGGCCCGCGTCCGTGACCTGCGATTCCAGCTGCTTGTACAGATGCCGGTCCAGCGCGATGGTCGTGACCGTGCCGATCATGGCGCAGACCACGGCGATGAGCGCCACCGCCGAGACGACGAGCCGCGACCGCAGGGTCCGCGGCTGTCGTGCTCGCCTCCTCTGCGTTCGCGGCCGTCGTCGTCCGCTCATGACGTGGCGGGCTTGATCAGGTATCCGGCCCCACGCCGGGTGTGGATCATCGGCTCGCGCCCGGCGTCGATCTTGCGGCGCAGATACGAGATGTAGAGCTCGACCACATTGGCCTGGCCGCCAAAGTCGTACGACCACACACGGTCGAGAATCTGCGCCTTGCTCAGCACCCGGCGCGGATTGCGCATCAGGAACCGCAGCAGCTCGAACTCGGTGGCGGTGAGGTGGATGTTGGCCCCGCCGCGCGACACCTCGTGGCTGTCCTCGTCCAGGGTGAGGTCTCCGACGACGAGCACGGACTCGGACCGCCGGTCGGCCGCGCCGGAACGCCGGATCAGACCGCGCAGCCGGGCCACGACCTCCTCCAGGCTGAACGGCTTGGTGACGTAGTCGTCGCCGCCGGCGGTGAGACCCGCGATCCGGTCCTCGACCGCGTCCTTCGCCGTCAGGAACAGGACCGGGACATCGGGCAGCTCCCGGCGGAGCCGGCCGAGCACCGTCAGTCCGTCCATGTCGGGCAGCATCATGTCGAGCACGACGGCGTCGGGCCGGAACTCGCGCGCGGTCTGCACCGCGCCGGTCCCGTCACCCGCGCTGCGGATCTGCCAGCCCTCGTAGCGAAGGGCCATGGACAGCAGCTCGGTGATCGACAGCTCGTCGTCCACCACAAGCACCCGGACGGGGCTCCCGTCCGGCCTCAGCAGTTCGGTGCGCCCCTGGGGCGAGGTCGTGGTCATAGCGGACACCTTGGTGGGCGCCGCTGAGAGCATCCTTTCGTGAACCTGTGATTTCCCTGAGAAACGCACAGGCGCCTCTCAGGGAACTCCTGGGTACCGTCCCGCCCGCGTCAGCGGAGGCCGAAGAGGCGGGCGCCGTTGCCGAAGCAGACGGCGCGCAGCCAGTCGTCGCCCAGCCCGAGCCGTTCCAGCGCGCGCAGCTGGTGGACGTAGGGGTACGGGATGTTCGGGAAGTCCGTGCCGAGGAGCACCCGGTCCCCGAGGTCCGCGAGGCGGGGCAGCAGTCCCGGCGGGTACGGCGCGAGACGCTCGCTGAAGTCGGTGAACGCCATGGTCGTGTCGAGCCGCACCTCCTCGTACCGCTCGGCGAGGCCGAGGAAGTCCTCGTACTCGGGCATCCCCATGTGCGCGAAGACGAACCGCAGCCGGGGATGCCGGCGCAGGACGGCCGCGGCCGGTCCCGGGCCGGTGTACTTGCCGGGCGAGGGCCCCGAACCGCAGTGGATCACCACGGGGATTCCCGCCTCGGCGATCAACCCCCAGGCGGGGTCGAGGAGTTCGTCCGCCGGGTCGTACGCACCCACCTGTACGTGCGCCTTGAAGACGCGTGTGCCCGCCTCCACCGCCTCGCGCACGTAACCCTCGACCCCCTTCTCGGGGAACAGGGTCGAGGTGTGCAGGCAGTCGGGGGTGCGGCGGGCGAAGTCCACGGCCCAGGAGTTGAGCCACTCGGCCATGCCGGCCTTGTGCGGGTAGAGCATCGCCGTGAAGGCGCGTACTCCGAACTCCCGGATCAGCGCCAGGCGTTCGTCCTCGTCCGCGCGGTAGGCGATGGGCCACTCGATGCCTCCGGTGAGTTCACCGAGTCCGTCGAAGTAGTCCCACACCTTGCGCAGGACCCGTTCGGGCATGAAGTGCGTGTGGACGTCCACGAGTCCGGGCAGTCCGAGCCCCTCCCAGAAGCCCCGCACCTCCAGGGACTCGTCCCGCGCGTCCCGGTGCTCAGCCGTCGGCACGTTCGAACCCGTGGCTCCGCTCGACCCTGGCGATGTGCAGGGTGTAGCGCTCGTACCAGTCGGACCGGCCGCGCCGCTGTGCCGACCGGTGCTCGGCGTGCGCACTCCACTCCTTGATGGCGTCCTCGTCCCGAAAGTACCCGACGGTGATGGCCAGTCCGCCCGGGCTCCGGGCGTGATCCATCCCCAGGTAGCCGGGGATGCCCTGCACCAGCTCCTCCATCCGTTCGGCGGTCTCCCCGTACCCGTCGTCCTCCTCCCTGCGCACGGAGGTGAACACGGCGGCGTAGTAGGGGGGCTCGTGGGCTGCGACAGGCACGTCGGAGTGATCGCTCATGTCCGTCACTCTCCTTCCCGGCGTCCCCCGTCGTCCAGCACCTTTCCGAACGGGATCCGAAAGGGATCGAAGTCTTGACCTTCATGGCGGGCGGCTCGCCCTTGGGGTCCCCGCCGGCCGTCAGAAGAGGCCGTCCTGCACGGCCGCGTCCGGCGCGGGCGACTCCCTTACGGGAAAGGTGACTCCGGAGCCCCCGGCCAGGTCCGCGTCCCCGGCTCCGGTCAGGTCCCAGCCCGTCATCAGCCGGGTGTCGAGGACCACGACTCCCCGCCCGGTGAGGAGGTGGAGATCGGGACCCGCGGCGGCGCACAGCTCCCCGGTGACCGCTCCTCCGGCGGCCAGTTCGCGCACGACCCCCCACGTGGGGAGAAGCCCGGCGAGCCCGAACAGGTCGGTGTGGTCCACGGGCTCGAAGGGCTCGCGCCGGAGCGACTCCGGCCAGCCGTCGAGTTCCCCGGCGCGCGCGTGCAGATCGCGGATCTCGGCGACGCGCTCCCCCGCCCCGGGCAGCGCCGCCCGTACCGCCCGCTTGTCGGCGTACGGAATCCGGTCCGGCACCCCGAGCGCGGCCCGCAGCAGTTCCTCGGTCCGGCGCGCGGCCATCAACGGCCCCTGCCCCAGCCAGCTGAACGTCACGGCGCCCTGCTCCATGAGGCGCGCCGGTCCCCGCTCGGCCCTCGTGATCCCGACCTTGACCATGCCGGGCCCGAACCAGGCCAG
Proteins encoded:
- a CDS encoding amidohydrolase family protein, with product MPTAEHRDARDESLEVRGFWEGLGLPGLVDVHTHFMPERVLRKVWDYFDGLGELTGGIEWPIAYRADEDERLALIREFGVRAFTAMLYPHKAGMAEWLNSWAVDFARRTPDCLHTSTLFPEKGVEGYVREAVEAGTRVFKAHVQVGAYDPADELLDPAWGLIAEAGIPVVIHCGSGPSPGKYTGPGPAAAVLRRHPRLRFVFAHMGMPEYEDFLGLAERYEEVRLDTTMAFTDFSERLAPYPPGLLPRLADLGDRVLLGTDFPNIPYPYVHQLRALERLGLGDDWLRAVCFGNGARLFGLR
- a CDS encoding response regulator transcription factor, coding for MTTTSPQGRTELLRPDGSPVRVLVVDDELSITELLSMALRYEGWQIRSAGDGTGAVQTAREFRPDAVVLDMMLPDMDGLTVLGRLRRELPDVPVLFLTAKDAVEDRIAGLTAGGDDYVTKPFSLEEVVARLRGLIRRSGAADRRSESVLVVGDLTLDEDSHEVSRGGANIHLTATEFELLRFLMRNPRRVLSKAQILDRVWSYDFGGQANVVELYISYLRRKIDAGREPMIHTRRGAGYLIKPATS
- a CDS encoding antibiotic biosynthesis monooxygenase, with product MSDHSDVPVAAHEPPYYAAVFTSVRREEDDGYGETAERMEELVQGIPGYLGMDHARSPGGLAITVGYFRDEDAIKEWSAHAEHRSAQRRGRSDWYERYTLHIARVERSHGFERADG
- a CDS encoding HAMP domain-containing sensor histidine kinase encodes the protein MSGRRRPRTQRRRARQPRTLRSRLVVSAVALIAVVCAMIGTVTTIALDRHLYKQLESQVTDAGRRLTGPPGNLRGANPGDASQDPGKPNGDGAPASLPGSSDENRLDVFVTMGGTQTKTIAAQVGTDGAVDEAVVAAEQSSSSVGFQRMKPVALNNAQKAALASVAKDGDPHTTDIPSLGEYYVMYVTGAHGSYYVALPTAAVNNTVNTLILVEASITGAGLVAASIAGTVIVGLALRPLRKVAATATRVSELPLHTGEVTLYERVPESESDPHTEVGQVGAALNRMLDHIHGALHARQQSEMRVRQFVADASHELRTPLASIRGYAELTRRGREETGPDTRHALGRIESEAGRMTLLVEDLLLLARLDAGRPLQHEQTDLVPLVIDAVSDARAAGRTHNWRLELPEEPALVSADAARLQQVMVNLFANARTHTPPGTTVTARVHRHGPWLCVDVQDDGPGIPPDLLPRVFERFARGDSSRSRASGSTGLGLAIVQAVAAAHEGAVTVDSVPGRTVFTLHLPAIHPGTSWQSHSQAQHSATTSVRQGA
- a CDS encoding DUF2797 domain-containing protein, which translates into the protein MRRVWTCSGLRWSADGPVLVWGGGRTSPLAPGRRVAFGVVDGGARTCVGARGNACPVRAAVSPRGTGARCEDCARLDRAHSVAADTLADDPRPYRVYLAWFGPGMVKVGITRAERGPARLMEQGAVTFSWLGQGPLMAARRTEELLRAALGVPDRIPYADKRAVRAALPGAGERVAEIRDLHARAGELDGWPESLRREPFEPVDHTDLFGLAGLLPTWGVVRELAAGGAVTGELCAAAGPDLHLLTGRGVVVLDTRLMTGWDLTGAGDADLAGGSGVTFPVRESPAPDAAVQDGLF